In Cyclopterus lumpus isolate fCycLum1 chromosome 9, fCycLum1.pri, whole genome shotgun sequence, a single genomic region encodes these proteins:
- the agtpbp1 gene encoding cytosolic carboxypeptidase 1 isoform X4 has protein sequence MNKPKMATEKGVPSNSRVLMLLGQLERMNGEAMMRDVETARQVTAKIFHLIQTQEKSGKEVMSKGSSGMEVILASLESTRDVQTTLNILYILSELLTVGRGRRVGVFVSKGGTGILFQILITTSKELPPSEELMLQLHSLLAKVGPKDRKFGVKARLSGALNATVNLTKQNLQNTKLLLPCLQVLRVYSTNSVNAISLGKNGVVELMFKIVVPFSKKNTSLLKVALDALGALLKSKTNARRAVDAGHVHVLLALYQDWHHNDTRHRHMLIRKGLLVCLRNITNIKLGRKAFIDADGMRILYYSSTECLPVRTLDPLVNTSSLIMRKCFPKNRLPLPTIKSAFHYQLPHVPAVGPVAQLYSQPLGGRKIHQLCDRPLKKVDDVVDESDDNEETDADTENDTDNEEDEKDQHTANEDIETDLNKLHPKKNPGRPFEELKVYERFFLELSEDFQGYNFEPSKSASTTSSSFSSTRATRPIIVPTAQALSPKHVPITSCQEDCNPTKAERAPPSPSVPTPAPPASLTPLELDTIHLTKDQDRKEEARIPSPDTHTTLSSLTRPPSQAQTIEQDLAHVLECVSLEAEGALNTEGVKQDGSPVNATRHIQSPLLLGGIATRRVGGGGGSNWGSDCGSEGTEDEGGEGAVLEVPDTALLLPLHDPDLYVEMVKGTHSVPQYAEVAYPDYFGHIAPTFREPLQERVYGVQRSKIFQDIERLIHPNDIVDKVVYDLDIPSCPVIEDNGESLKFNSQFESGNLRKAVQMRKYEYDLVLNSDINSNHYHQWFYFEVSGMRVGTTYRFNIINSEKSNSQFNYGMQVLMYSVQEAISGRPRWVRTGTDICYYKNHFARSSIAAGGQKGKSYYTMTFSTSFSHKDDVCYFAYHYPYTYSTLKMHLSKLEALRTPQIYLRRDVLCETLGGNSCPLLTITAMPESNSNDHICQFRNRPLIFLSARVHPGETNASWVMKGTLEFLMGTSPLAASLREAYIFKIVPMLNPDGVVNGNHRCSLSGEDLNRQWQNPNPELHPTIYHTKSLLQYLAHIQRAPLVFCDYHGHSRKKNVFMYGCSVKETVWQSNISATSSDLHEDLGYRALPKILSQIAPAFSMASCSFVVERSKESTARVVVWREIGVQRSYTMESTLCGCDQGKYKGLQIGTRELEEMGAQFCVALLRLKRLTGIRNHQHLLDLESDIIGTQSKVVSSSPTTYVVEEDEPSFLEEIDYSAESNDEDAEPEIEHGIEVQENANHLDRLSDCETNHKD, from the exons AGAAGAGTGGAAAAGAGGTGATGTCCAAAGGCTCCAGTGGCATGGAGGTCATCCTGGCTTCACTGGAG AGCACCAGAGACGTCCAGACCACTCTGAACATTTTGTACATTCTCAGTGAGCTGCTGACTGTGG gcAGAGGTCGCAGGGTCGGAGTATTTGTGTCTAAAGGAGGAACGGGAATATTATTCCAGATTCTGATCACTACGAGTAAAGAGTTGCCTCCCAGTGAAGAACTCATGCTGCAGCTTCACTCGCTGCTCGCCAAGGTCGGCCCAAAAG ACAGAAAGTTTGGGGTGAAGGCGCGTTTGAGCGGCGCGCTGAACGCCACCGTCAACTTAACGAAACAGAACCTACAGAATACCAAACTGCTTCTGCCCTGCCTGCAGGTTCTCAGGGTTTACTCCACCAACT CGGTGAATGCTATTTCTTTGGGCAAGAACGGAGTGGTGGAGCTCATGTTCAAGATTGTGGTGCCGTTCAGCAAGAAGAACACCAGCCTGCTTAA GGTCGCTCTGGATGCACTGGGAGCGCTGCTCAAATCCA AGACGAATGCTCGCCGTGCAGTGGATGCTGGACATGTGCATGTCTTGCTGGCTCTGTACCAGGACTGGCATCACAATGACACGCGGCATCGCCACATGCTGATTCGCAAAGGGCTGCTGGTCTGCCTCAGGAACATCACCAACATCAAGCTCGGCAGGAAAGCATTCATAGATGCTGACGGCATGAGGATCCTCTACTACTCATCCACT GAGTGTCTCCCGGTGCGGACTCTGGATCCACTCGTCAACACTTCGAGTCTCATCATGAGGAAGTGTTTTCCTAAGAACCGTCTGCCTCTGCCCACCATCAAATCAGCCTTCCATTACCAGCTGCCACATGTACCTGCTGTAGGGCCTGTGGCGCAGCTGTACAGCCAGCCACTTGGGG GAAGAAAGATTCATCAGCTCTGTGACAGGCCCTTAAAGAAGG TGGATGATGTGGTGGATGAAAGTGACGATAACGAGGAGACGGACGCGGACACAGAGAACGATACTGACAACGAAGAGGACGAGAAGGATCAACACACTGCG AATGAGGACATCGAGACAGACCTAAACAAGCTACATCCCAAAAAGAACCCCGGACGTCCATTCGAGGAGTTGAAGGTCTACGAGAGGTTTTTCTTGGAGCTTTCTGAAGACTTCCAG GGTTATAACTTTGAACCATCGAAGAGTGCCTCTACCACATCGTCATCTTTCTCCTCAACTCGAGCCACTCGGCCAATCATAGTGCCAACAGCTCAGGCCCTGTCCCCCAAGCACGTCCCTATAACGAGCTGTCAGGAGGATTGCAACCCTACCAAAGCAGAACGCGCCCCGCCTTCACCCTCTGTGCCCactcctgcacctcctgctTCTCTGACGCCTCTAGAACTGGACACCATCCACCTCACCAAGGACCAGGACCGAAAAGAGGAGGCCCGCATTCCTTCCCCCGACACACATACAACATTGTCCTCCCTCACCAGGCCTCCTTCTCAAGCGCAGACGATAGAGCAGGATCTAGCACACGTGTTGGAGTGTGTCTCTCTAGAAGCGGAGGGGGCTCTGAACACAGAGGGAGTCAAACAAGACGGATCCCCAGTCAATGCCACGAGGCACATCCAGTCCCCACTGCTCCTGGGGGGCATCGCTACTCGCcgtgtgggaggaggaggaggcagtaaCTGGGGTTCAGATTGTGGCTCAGAGGGAACCGAGGAtgagggaggggaaggagcCGTTCTGGAGGTGCCAGACACGGCGCTGCTCCTCCCGCTTCATGACCCCGACCTTTACGTGGAGATGGTGAAGGGAACGCACTCCGTGCCCCAGTACGCTGAAGTAGCGTACCCAGACTACTTTGGCCATATAGCCCCAACATTTAGGGAGCCTCTCCAGGAGAGAGTGTATGGTGTTCAGAG GTCTAAAATATTCCAGGATATTGAGAGGTTAATTCATCCCAATGATATCGTGGATAAAGTAGTCTATGACTTGGACATTCCCAG TTGTCCAGTGATTGAAGACAATGGCGAATCACTGAAGTTCAACTCTCAGTTTGAGTCTGGCAACCTCAGGAAGGCAGTTCAAATGAGGAA ATATGAGTATGACCTTGTGCTGAATTCAGATATCAACAGTAATCACTACCACCAGTGGTTCTACTTCGAGGTGAGCGGCATGCGCGTTGGAACCACCTACCGCTTCAACATCATCAACTCCGAGAAGTCAAACAGCCAGTTCAACTACG gcaTGCAGGTGCTGATGTACTCTGTGCAGGAGGCGATCAGTGGCAGGCCTCGCTGGGTCAGAACAGGAACAGACATCTGTTACTACAA GAATCACTTTGCTAGGAGTTCCATTGCAGCGGGTGGTCAGAAAGGAAAGTCCTATTATACAATGACCTTCAGCACAAGCTTCAGCCATAAGGACGATGTCTGCTACTTTGCCTATCATTACCCGTATACATACTCCACTCTTAAG ATGCACCTGTCCAAACTGGAGGCTTTGAGGACCCCCCAGATCTACCTGAGACGGGACGTCCTCTGTGAAACTCTGGGGGGAAACAGCTGCCCCCTTCTCACCATCACTGCCATGCCAGAGTCCAACTCTAATGATCACATCTGTCAGTTTA GGAATCGTCCATTGATCTTCCTGTCGGCCAGAGTGCACCCTGGAGAGACCAACGCCAGCTGGGTAATGAAGGGCACGCTGGAGTTCCTGATGGGCACCAGCCCACTGGCAGCCAGCCTGAGAGAGGCCTACATCTTCAAGATAGTCCCCATGCTCAACCCAGATGGAGTTGTAAATGGAAA TCATCGTTGTTCTCTGAGTGGAGAGGATTTGAATCGCCAGTGGCAGAACCCCAATCCTGAGCTCCACCCCACCATCTACCACACTAAGAGCCTGCTGCAGTACCTTGCACACATACAAAGGGCACCACTG GTGTTCTGCGACTACCACGGTCATTCCAGGAAGAAGAATGTGTTCATGTACGGCTGCAGCGTGAAGGAGACCGTCTGGCAGTCCAATATCAGCGCTACGTCCAGTGACTTACATGAGGACCTTGGATACAga gCCCTTCCAAAGATCCTGTCCCAGATCGCCCCGGCCTTCAGCATGGCCAGCTGTAGTTTTGTTGTGGAGCGCTCCAAAGAGTCAACGGCCCGTGTTGTTGTATGGAGAGAGATAGGAGTGCAGCGCAGCTACACCATGGAGAGCACGCTGTGTGGTTGTGACCAGGGAAAATATAAG GGTCTTCAGATTGGCAccagagagctggaggagatggGAGCTCAGTTCTGTGTGGCCCTGCTGAGGCTGAAGAGGCTGACGGGGATCCGCAATCACCAACACCTGCTGGATTTAGAGAGCGACATCATCGGGACGCAGTCTAAAGTGGTCAG CAGCAGCCCCACCACCtacgtggtggaggaggatgagccGTCCTTTCTGGAGGAGATAGACTACAGCGCGGAGAGCAACGACGAGGACGCCGAGCCTGAAATCGAGCACGGCATCGAAGTCCAAGAGAACGCCAATCACCTCGATCGGCTGTCGGACTGCGAGACGAACCACAAGGACTAG
- the agtpbp1 gene encoding cytosolic carboxypeptidase 1 isoform X8, protein MNKPKMATEKGVPSNSRVLMLLGQLERMNGEAMMRDVETARQVTAKIFHLIQTQEKSGKEVMSKGSSGMEVILASLESTRDVQTTLNILYILSELLTVGRGRRVGVFVSKGGTGILFQILITTSKELPPSEELMLQLHSLLAKVGPKDRKFGVKARLSGALNATVNLTKQNLQNTKLLLPCLQVLRVYSTNSVNAISLGKNGVVELMFKIVVPFSKKNTSLLKVALDALGALLKSKTNARRAVDAGHVHVLLALYQDWHHNDTRHRHMLIRKGLLVCLRNITNIKLGRKAFIDADGMRILYYSSTECLPVRTLDPLVNTSSLIMRKCFPKNRLPLPTIKSAFHYQLPHVPAVGPVAQLYSQPLGVDDVVDESDDNEETDADTENDTDNEEDEKDQHTANEDIETDLNKLHPKKNPGRPFEELKVYERFFLELSEDFQGYNFEPSKSASTTSSSFSSTRATRPIIVPTAQALSPKHVPITSCQEDCNPTKAERAPPSPSVPTPAPPASLTPLELDTIHLTKDQDRKEEARIPSPDTHTTLSSLTRPPSQAQTIEQDLAHVLECVSLEAEGALNTEGVKQDGSPVNATRHIQSPLLLGGIATRRVGGGGGSNWGSDCGSEGTEDEGGEGAVLEVPDTALLLPLHDPDLYVEMVKGTHSVPQYAEVAYPDYFGHIAPTFREPLQERVYGVQRSKIFQDIERLIHPNDIVDKVVYDLDIPSCPVIEDNGESLKFNSQFESGNLRKAVQMRKYEYDLVLNSDINSNHYHQWFYFEVSGMRVGTTYRFNIINSEKSNSQFNYGMQVLMYSVQEAISGRPRWVRTGTDICYYKNHFARSSIAAGGQKGKSYYTMTFSTSFSHKDDVCYFAYHYPYTYSTLKMHLSKLEALRTPQIYLRRDVLCETLGGNSCPLLTITAMPESNSNDHICQFRNRPLIFLSARVHPGETNASWVMKGTLEFLMGTSPLAASLREAYIFKIVPMLNPDGVVNGNHRCSLSGEDLNRQWQNPNPELHPTIYHTKSLLQYLAHIQRAPLVFCDYHGHSRKKNVFMYGCSVKETVWQSNISATSSDLHEDLGYRALPKILSQIAPAFSMASCSFVVERSKESTARVVVWREIGVQRSYTMESTLCGCDQGKYKGLQIGTRELEEMGAQFCVALLRLKRLTGIRNHQHLLDLESDIIGTQSKVVSSPTTYVVEEDEPSFLEEIDYSAESNDEDAEPEIEHGIEVQENANHLDRLSDCETNHKD, encoded by the exons AGAAGAGTGGAAAAGAGGTGATGTCCAAAGGCTCCAGTGGCATGGAGGTCATCCTGGCTTCACTGGAG AGCACCAGAGACGTCCAGACCACTCTGAACATTTTGTACATTCTCAGTGAGCTGCTGACTGTGG gcAGAGGTCGCAGGGTCGGAGTATTTGTGTCTAAAGGAGGAACGGGAATATTATTCCAGATTCTGATCACTACGAGTAAAGAGTTGCCTCCCAGTGAAGAACTCATGCTGCAGCTTCACTCGCTGCTCGCCAAGGTCGGCCCAAAAG ACAGAAAGTTTGGGGTGAAGGCGCGTTTGAGCGGCGCGCTGAACGCCACCGTCAACTTAACGAAACAGAACCTACAGAATACCAAACTGCTTCTGCCCTGCCTGCAGGTTCTCAGGGTTTACTCCACCAACT CGGTGAATGCTATTTCTTTGGGCAAGAACGGAGTGGTGGAGCTCATGTTCAAGATTGTGGTGCCGTTCAGCAAGAAGAACACCAGCCTGCTTAA GGTCGCTCTGGATGCACTGGGAGCGCTGCTCAAATCCA AGACGAATGCTCGCCGTGCAGTGGATGCTGGACATGTGCATGTCTTGCTGGCTCTGTACCAGGACTGGCATCACAATGACACGCGGCATCGCCACATGCTGATTCGCAAAGGGCTGCTGGTCTGCCTCAGGAACATCACCAACATCAAGCTCGGCAGGAAAGCATTCATAGATGCTGACGGCATGAGGATCCTCTACTACTCATCCACT GAGTGTCTCCCGGTGCGGACTCTGGATCCACTCGTCAACACTTCGAGTCTCATCATGAGGAAGTGTTTTCCTAAGAACCGTCTGCCTCTGCCCACCATCAAATCAGCCTTCCATTACCAGCTGCCACATGTACCTGCTGTAGGGCCTGTGGCGCAGCTGTACAGCCAGCCACTTGGGG TGGATGATGTGGTGGATGAAAGTGACGATAACGAGGAGACGGACGCGGACACAGAGAACGATACTGACAACGAAGAGGACGAGAAGGATCAACACACTGCG AATGAGGACATCGAGACAGACCTAAACAAGCTACATCCCAAAAAGAACCCCGGACGTCCATTCGAGGAGTTGAAGGTCTACGAGAGGTTTTTCTTGGAGCTTTCTGAAGACTTCCAG GGTTATAACTTTGAACCATCGAAGAGTGCCTCTACCACATCGTCATCTTTCTCCTCAACTCGAGCCACTCGGCCAATCATAGTGCCAACAGCTCAGGCCCTGTCCCCCAAGCACGTCCCTATAACGAGCTGTCAGGAGGATTGCAACCCTACCAAAGCAGAACGCGCCCCGCCTTCACCCTCTGTGCCCactcctgcacctcctgctTCTCTGACGCCTCTAGAACTGGACACCATCCACCTCACCAAGGACCAGGACCGAAAAGAGGAGGCCCGCATTCCTTCCCCCGACACACATACAACATTGTCCTCCCTCACCAGGCCTCCTTCTCAAGCGCAGACGATAGAGCAGGATCTAGCACACGTGTTGGAGTGTGTCTCTCTAGAAGCGGAGGGGGCTCTGAACACAGAGGGAGTCAAACAAGACGGATCCCCAGTCAATGCCACGAGGCACATCCAGTCCCCACTGCTCCTGGGGGGCATCGCTACTCGCcgtgtgggaggaggaggaggcagtaaCTGGGGTTCAGATTGTGGCTCAGAGGGAACCGAGGAtgagggaggggaaggagcCGTTCTGGAGGTGCCAGACACGGCGCTGCTCCTCCCGCTTCATGACCCCGACCTTTACGTGGAGATGGTGAAGGGAACGCACTCCGTGCCCCAGTACGCTGAAGTAGCGTACCCAGACTACTTTGGCCATATAGCCCCAACATTTAGGGAGCCTCTCCAGGAGAGAGTGTATGGTGTTCAGAG GTCTAAAATATTCCAGGATATTGAGAGGTTAATTCATCCCAATGATATCGTGGATAAAGTAGTCTATGACTTGGACATTCCCAG TTGTCCAGTGATTGAAGACAATGGCGAATCACTGAAGTTCAACTCTCAGTTTGAGTCTGGCAACCTCAGGAAGGCAGTTCAAATGAGGAA ATATGAGTATGACCTTGTGCTGAATTCAGATATCAACAGTAATCACTACCACCAGTGGTTCTACTTCGAGGTGAGCGGCATGCGCGTTGGAACCACCTACCGCTTCAACATCATCAACTCCGAGAAGTCAAACAGCCAGTTCAACTACG gcaTGCAGGTGCTGATGTACTCTGTGCAGGAGGCGATCAGTGGCAGGCCTCGCTGGGTCAGAACAGGAACAGACATCTGTTACTACAA GAATCACTTTGCTAGGAGTTCCATTGCAGCGGGTGGTCAGAAAGGAAAGTCCTATTATACAATGACCTTCAGCACAAGCTTCAGCCATAAGGACGATGTCTGCTACTTTGCCTATCATTACCCGTATACATACTCCACTCTTAAG ATGCACCTGTCCAAACTGGAGGCTTTGAGGACCCCCCAGATCTACCTGAGACGGGACGTCCTCTGTGAAACTCTGGGGGGAAACAGCTGCCCCCTTCTCACCATCACTGCCATGCCAGAGTCCAACTCTAATGATCACATCTGTCAGTTTA GGAATCGTCCATTGATCTTCCTGTCGGCCAGAGTGCACCCTGGAGAGACCAACGCCAGCTGGGTAATGAAGGGCACGCTGGAGTTCCTGATGGGCACCAGCCCACTGGCAGCCAGCCTGAGAGAGGCCTACATCTTCAAGATAGTCCCCATGCTCAACCCAGATGGAGTTGTAAATGGAAA TCATCGTTGTTCTCTGAGTGGAGAGGATTTGAATCGCCAGTGGCAGAACCCCAATCCTGAGCTCCACCCCACCATCTACCACACTAAGAGCCTGCTGCAGTACCTTGCACACATACAAAGGGCACCACTG GTGTTCTGCGACTACCACGGTCATTCCAGGAAGAAGAATGTGTTCATGTACGGCTGCAGCGTGAAGGAGACCGTCTGGCAGTCCAATATCAGCGCTACGTCCAGTGACTTACATGAGGACCTTGGATACAga gCCCTTCCAAAGATCCTGTCCCAGATCGCCCCGGCCTTCAGCATGGCCAGCTGTAGTTTTGTTGTGGAGCGCTCCAAAGAGTCAACGGCCCGTGTTGTTGTATGGAGAGAGATAGGAGTGCAGCGCAGCTACACCATGGAGAGCACGCTGTGTGGTTGTGACCAGGGAAAATATAAG GGTCTTCAGATTGGCAccagagagctggaggagatggGAGCTCAGTTCTGTGTGGCCCTGCTGAGGCTGAAGAGGCTGACGGGGATCCGCAATCACCAACACCTGCTGGATTTAGAGAGCGACATCATCGGGACGCAGTCTAAAGTGGTCAG CAGCCCCACCACCtacgtggtggaggaggatgagccGTCCTTTCTGGAGGAGATAGACTACAGCGCGGAGAGCAACGACGAGGACGCCGAGCCTGAAATCGAGCACGGCATCGAAGTCCAAGAGAACGCCAATCACCTCGATCGGCTGTCGGACTGCGAGACGAACCACAAGGACTAG
- the agtpbp1 gene encoding cytosolic carboxypeptidase 1 isoform X7: MAYRYTKRYSQSVVSPDPPEKSGKEVMSKGSSGMEVILASLESTRDVQTTLNILYILSELLTVGRGRRVGVFVSKGGTGILFQILITTSKELPPSEELMLQLHSLLAKVGPKDRKFGVKARLSGALNATVNLTKQNLQNTKLLLPCLQVLRVYSTNSVNAISLGKNGVVELMFKIVVPFSKKNTSLLKVALDALGALLKSKTNARRAVDAGHVHVLLALYQDWHHNDTRHRHMLIRKGLLVCLRNITNIKLGRKAFIDADGMRILYYSSTECLPVRTLDPLVNTSSLIMRKCFPKNRLPLPTIKSAFHYQLPHVPAVGPVAQLYSQPLGGRKIHQLCDRPLKKVDDVVDESDDNEETDADTENDTDNEEDEKDQHTANEDIETDLNKLHPKKNPGRPFEELKVYERFFLELSEDFQGYNFEPSKSASTTSSSFSSTRATRPIIVPTAQALSPKHVPITSCQEDCNPTKAERAPPSPSVPTPAPPASLTPLELDTIHLTKDQDRKEEARIPSPDTHTTLSSLTRPPSQAQTIEQDLAHVLECVSLEAEGALNTEGVKQDGSPVNATRHIQSPLLLGGIATRRVGGGGGSNWGSDCGSEGTEDEGGEGAVLEVPDTALLLPLHDPDLYVEMVKGTHSVPQYAEVAYPDYFGHIAPTFREPLQERVYGVQRSKIFQDIERLIHPNDIVDKVVYDLDIPSCPVIEDNGESLKFNSQFESGNLRKAVQMRKYEYDLVLNSDINSNHYHQWFYFEVSGMRVGTTYRFNIINSEKSNSQFNYGMQVLMYSVQEAISGRPRWVRTGTDICYYKNHFARSSIAAGGQKGKSYYTMTFSTSFSHKDDVCYFAYHYPYTYSTLKMHLSKLEALRTPQIYLRRDVLCETLGGNSCPLLTITAMPESNSNDHICQFRNRPLIFLSARVHPGETNASWVMKGTLEFLMGTSPLAASLREAYIFKIVPMLNPDGVVNGKVLQLLLCSPSLCILLLFCCSHRCSLSGEDLNRQWQNPNPELHPTIYHTKSLLQYLAHIQRAPLVFCDYHGHSRKKNVFMYGCSVKETVWQSNISATSSDLHEDLGYRALPKILSQIAPAFSMASCSFVVERSKESTARVVVWREIGVQRSYTMESTLCGCDQGKYKGLQIGTRELEEMGAQFCVALLRLKRLTGIRNHQHLLDLESDIIGTQSKVVSSSPTTYVVEEDEPSFLEEIDYSAESNDEDAEPEIEHGIEVQENANHLDRLSDCETNHKD, translated from the exons AGAAGAGTGGAAAAGAGGTGATGTCCAAAGGCTCCAGTGGCATGGAGGTCATCCTGGCTTCACTGGAG AGCACCAGAGACGTCCAGACCACTCTGAACATTTTGTACATTCTCAGTGAGCTGCTGACTGTGG gcAGAGGTCGCAGGGTCGGAGTATTTGTGTCTAAAGGAGGAACGGGAATATTATTCCAGATTCTGATCACTACGAGTAAAGAGTTGCCTCCCAGTGAAGAACTCATGCTGCAGCTTCACTCGCTGCTCGCCAAGGTCGGCCCAAAAG ACAGAAAGTTTGGGGTGAAGGCGCGTTTGAGCGGCGCGCTGAACGCCACCGTCAACTTAACGAAACAGAACCTACAGAATACCAAACTGCTTCTGCCCTGCCTGCAGGTTCTCAGGGTTTACTCCACCAACT CGGTGAATGCTATTTCTTTGGGCAAGAACGGAGTGGTGGAGCTCATGTTCAAGATTGTGGTGCCGTTCAGCAAGAAGAACACCAGCCTGCTTAA GGTCGCTCTGGATGCACTGGGAGCGCTGCTCAAATCCA AGACGAATGCTCGCCGTGCAGTGGATGCTGGACATGTGCATGTCTTGCTGGCTCTGTACCAGGACTGGCATCACAATGACACGCGGCATCGCCACATGCTGATTCGCAAAGGGCTGCTGGTCTGCCTCAGGAACATCACCAACATCAAGCTCGGCAGGAAAGCATTCATAGATGCTGACGGCATGAGGATCCTCTACTACTCATCCACT GAGTGTCTCCCGGTGCGGACTCTGGATCCACTCGTCAACACTTCGAGTCTCATCATGAGGAAGTGTTTTCCTAAGAACCGTCTGCCTCTGCCCACCATCAAATCAGCCTTCCATTACCAGCTGCCACATGTACCTGCTGTAGGGCCTGTGGCGCAGCTGTACAGCCAGCCACTTGGGG GAAGAAAGATTCATCAGCTCTGTGACAGGCCCTTAAAGAAGG TGGATGATGTGGTGGATGAAAGTGACGATAACGAGGAGACGGACGCGGACACAGAGAACGATACTGACAACGAAGAGGACGAGAAGGATCAACACACTGCG AATGAGGACATCGAGACAGACCTAAACAAGCTACATCCCAAAAAGAACCCCGGACGTCCATTCGAGGAGTTGAAGGTCTACGAGAGGTTTTTCTTGGAGCTTTCTGAAGACTTCCAG GGTTATAACTTTGAACCATCGAAGAGTGCCTCTACCACATCGTCATCTTTCTCCTCAACTCGAGCCACTCGGCCAATCATAGTGCCAACAGCTCAGGCCCTGTCCCCCAAGCACGTCCCTATAACGAGCTGTCAGGAGGATTGCAACCCTACCAAAGCAGAACGCGCCCCGCCTTCACCCTCTGTGCCCactcctgcacctcctgctTCTCTGACGCCTCTAGAACTGGACACCATCCACCTCACCAAGGACCAGGACCGAAAAGAGGAGGCCCGCATTCCTTCCCCCGACACACATACAACATTGTCCTCCCTCACCAGGCCTCCTTCTCAAGCGCAGACGATAGAGCAGGATCTAGCACACGTGTTGGAGTGTGTCTCTCTAGAAGCGGAGGGGGCTCTGAACACAGAGGGAGTCAAACAAGACGGATCCCCAGTCAATGCCACGAGGCACATCCAGTCCCCACTGCTCCTGGGGGGCATCGCTACTCGCcgtgtgggaggaggaggaggcagtaaCTGGGGTTCAGATTGTGGCTCAGAGGGAACCGAGGAtgagggaggggaaggagcCGTTCTGGAGGTGCCAGACACGGCGCTGCTCCTCCCGCTTCATGACCCCGACCTTTACGTGGAGATGGTGAAGGGAACGCACTCCGTGCCCCAGTACGCTGAAGTAGCGTACCCAGACTACTTTGGCCATATAGCCCCAACATTTAGGGAGCCTCTCCAGGAGAGAGTGTATGGTGTTCAGAG GTCTAAAATATTCCAGGATATTGAGAGGTTAATTCATCCCAATGATATCGTGGATAAAGTAGTCTATGACTTGGACATTCCCAG TTGTCCAGTGATTGAAGACAATGGCGAATCACTGAAGTTCAACTCTCAGTTTGAGTCTGGCAACCTCAGGAAGGCAGTTCAAATGAGGAA ATATGAGTATGACCTTGTGCTGAATTCAGATATCAACAGTAATCACTACCACCAGTGGTTCTACTTCGAGGTGAGCGGCATGCGCGTTGGAACCACCTACCGCTTCAACATCATCAACTCCGAGAAGTCAAACAGCCAGTTCAACTACG gcaTGCAGGTGCTGATGTACTCTGTGCAGGAGGCGATCAGTGGCAGGCCTCGCTGGGTCAGAACAGGAACAGACATCTGTTACTACAA GAATCACTTTGCTAGGAGTTCCATTGCAGCGGGTGGTCAGAAAGGAAAGTCCTATTATACAATGACCTTCAGCACAAGCTTCAGCCATAAGGACGATGTCTGCTACTTTGCCTATCATTACCCGTATACATACTCCACTCTTAAG ATGCACCTGTCCAAACTGGAGGCTTTGAGGACCCCCCAGATCTACCTGAGACGGGACGTCCTCTGTGAAACTCTGGGGGGAAACAGCTGCCCCCTTCTCACCATCACTGCCATGCCAGAGTCCAACTCTAATGATCACATCTGTCAGTTTA GGAATCGTCCATTGATCTTCCTGTCGGCCAGAGTGCACCCTGGAGAGACCAACGCCAGCTGGGTAATGAAGGGCACGCTGGAGTTCCTGATGGGCACCAGCCCACTGGCAGCCAGCCTGAGAGAGGCCTACATCTTCAAGATAGTCCCCATGCTCAACCCAGATGGAGTTGTAAATGGAAA GGTTCTCCAGCTTTTGCTTTGTTCTCCTTCACTctgtatcctcctcctcttctgctgtAGTCATCGTTGTTCTCTGAGTGGAGAGGATTTGAATCGCCAGTGGCAGAACCCCAATCCTGAGCTCCACCCCACCATCTACCACACTAAGAGCCTGCTGCAGTACCTTGCACACATACAAAGGGCACCACTG GTGTTCTGCGACTACCACGGTCATTCCAGGAAGAAGAATGTGTTCATGTACGGCTGCAGCGTGAAGGAGACCGTCTGGCAGTCCAATATCAGCGCTACGTCCAGTGACTTACATGAGGACCTTGGATACAga gCCCTTCCAAAGATCCTGTCCCAGATCGCCCCGGCCTTCAGCATGGCCAGCTGTAGTTTTGTTGTGGAGCGCTCCAAAGAGTCAACGGCCCGTGTTGTTGTATGGAGAGAGATAGGAGTGCAGCGCAGCTACACCATGGAGAGCACGCTGTGTGGTTGTGACCAGGGAAAATATAAG GGTCTTCAGATTGGCAccagagagctggaggagatggGAGCTCAGTTCTGTGTGGCCCTGCTGAGGCTGAAGAGGCTGACGGGGATCCGCAATCACCAACACCTGCTGGATTTAGAGAGCGACATCATCGGGACGCAGTCTAAAGTGGTCAG CAGCAGCCCCACCACCtacgtggtggaggaggatgagccGTCCTTTCTGGAGGAGATAGACTACAGCGCGGAGAGCAACGACGAGGACGCCGAGCCTGAAATCGAGCACGGCATCGAAGTCCAAGAGAACGCCAATCACCTCGATCGGCTGTCGGACTGCGAGACGAACCACAAGGACTAG